The proteins below come from a single Streptomyces tubercidicus genomic window:
- the leuC gene encoding 3-isopropylmalate dehydratase large subunit gives MGRTLAEKVWDDHVVRRAEGEPDLLFIDLHLLHEVTSPQAFDGLRKAGRQVRRTDLTIATEDHNTPTLDIDKPIADPVSRTQLETLRKNCAEFGVRLHPLGDVEQGVVHVVGPQLGLTQPGTTVVCGDSHTSTHGAFGALAFGIGTSQVEHVLATQTLPLAPFKTMAITVDGELPEGVTAKDLILAIIARIGTGGGQGYVLEYRGSAIEKLSMEARMTICNMSIEAGARAGMIAPDATTFDYLRGRDHAPQGEDWDAAVAYWKTLRTDDDAVFDAEVHIDASALAPFVTWGTNPGQGAPLSASVPDPSSYEDASERYAAEKALEYMGLTAGQPLRDIAVDTVFVGSCTNGRIEDLRSAAGILEGRKVADGVRMLIVPGSVRVSLEAVAEGLDKVFTAAGAEWRHAGCSMCLGMNPDQLAPGERSASTSNRNFEGRQGKGGRTHLVSPQVAAATAVLGHLASPADLSDVAVATPAGV, from the coding sequence ATGGGACGGACACTCGCGGAGAAGGTCTGGGACGACCATGTCGTCCGGCGCGCGGAAGGCGAGCCCGACCTCCTCTTCATCGATCTCCACCTGCTGCACGAGGTCACCAGCCCGCAGGCGTTCGACGGCCTCCGCAAGGCCGGCCGCCAGGTGCGCCGTACGGACCTGACCATCGCCACCGAGGATCACAACACCCCGACCCTCGACATCGACAAGCCGATCGCCGACCCGGTCTCCCGTACCCAGCTGGAGACGCTGCGCAAGAACTGCGCGGAGTTCGGGGTCCGGCTGCACCCGCTGGGCGATGTGGAACAGGGCGTTGTCCACGTCGTGGGACCGCAGTTGGGACTGACCCAGCCCGGCACCACCGTGGTCTGCGGTGACAGTCACACCTCCACCCACGGAGCCTTCGGCGCGCTGGCGTTCGGCATCGGCACCAGCCAGGTCGAGCATGTGCTGGCCACCCAGACGCTGCCGCTGGCGCCCTTCAAGACCATGGCGATCACCGTCGACGGTGAGCTGCCCGAAGGTGTCACCGCCAAGGACCTGATCCTGGCGATCATCGCCCGGATCGGCACCGGCGGCGGCCAGGGCTATGTCCTGGAATACCGCGGTTCGGCCATCGAGAAGCTGTCGATGGAAGCCCGGATGACCATCTGCAACATGTCGATCGAGGCGGGCGCGCGGGCCGGCATGATCGCCCCCGACGCGACCACCTTCGACTACCTGCGGGGCCGTGACCACGCCCCCCAGGGCGAGGACTGGGACGCCGCGGTCGCGTACTGGAAGACGCTGCGCACCGACGACGACGCGGTCTTCGACGCCGAGGTGCACATCGACGCCTCCGCGCTCGCGCCGTTCGTCACCTGGGGCACCAACCCCGGCCAGGGCGCGCCGCTTTCGGCGAGCGTCCCCGACCCGTCTTCGTACGAGGACGCCTCGGAGCGCTACGCCGCCGAAAAGGCCCTGGAATACATGGGATTGACGGCGGGTCAGCCGCTGCGGGACATCGCGGTGGACACCGTCTTCGTAGGTTCGTGCACCAACGGCCGTATCGAGGACCTGCGCTCCGCGGCCGGGATCCTGGAAGGCCGCAAGGTCGCCGACGGCGTACGGATGCTGATCGTCCCCGGCTCGGTCCGGGTGTCCCTGGAGGCCGTCGCCGAGGGGCTGGACAAGGTCTTCACCGCGGCCGGCGCCGAATGGCGGCACGCGGGTTGCTCGATGTGTCTGGGTATGAACCCCGACCAGCTGGCGCCCGGTGAGCGCTCCGCGTCCACCTCCAACCGCAACTTCGAGGGCCGGCAGGGCAAGGGCGGCCGTACGCACCTGGTCTCACCGCAGGTCGCCGCCGCAACGGCGGTTCTCGGCCATCTGGCCTCACCGGCCGATCTGTCCGACGTCGCCGTCGCCACGCCCGCGGGAGTCTGA
- a CDS encoding lysophospholipid acyltransferase family protein yields MSRRRIGFWYRLAAVICKPPLLVLFKRDWQGMEHIPADGGFITAVNHNSYLDPLSYAHYQYNTGRVPRFLAKAGLFKSGFVGLMMRGTGQIPVYRETTDAANAFRAAVTAIDKGECVAFYPEGTLTRDPELWPMQGKTGAARVALLTKAPVIPVAQWGANDAMPPYAKEKKLRLLPRKTLRVQAGPPVDLSAFYDREPTAEVLRAATDVIMSAITEQLAVVRGEPAPAEPYDWRKAIARDRRAAREAAKAIQGAGAAAPPAQPAAAPEPAVGPQQARSTQQAQEDESK; encoded by the coding sequence GTGTCCCGCCGCAGAATCGGCTTCTGGTACCGCTTGGCAGCGGTCATCTGCAAACCGCCGCTCTTGGTTCTGTTCAAGCGGGACTGGCAGGGAATGGAGCACATTCCGGCCGACGGCGGATTTATCACCGCGGTCAACCACAACTCGTATCTTGATCCACTCTCCTATGCGCACTATCAGTACAACACCGGGCGGGTCCCCCGATTCCTCGCCAAGGCCGGACTCTTCAAGAGCGGCTTTGTCGGTCTGATGATGCGCGGCACCGGACAGATCCCCGTCTACCGGGAAACCACCGACGCCGCCAACGCGTTCCGCGCCGCCGTCACCGCCATCGACAAGGGCGAATGCGTCGCCTTCTACCCCGAGGGCACCCTCACCCGCGACCCCGAGCTGTGGCCCATGCAGGGCAAGACGGGCGCCGCGCGGGTCGCCCTGCTGACGAAGGCGCCGGTCATTCCCGTCGCGCAGTGGGGCGCCAACGACGCGATGCCGCCGTATGCCAAGGAGAAGAAGCTCCGTCTCCTGCCGCGCAAGACGCTGCGGGTGCAGGCCGGACCGCCGGTCGACCTGAGCGCCTTCTACGACCGGGAACCGACCGCCGAGGTGCTGCGGGCCGCCACCGACGTCATCATGTCCGCGATCACCGAGCAGCTGGCCGTCGTCCGCGGTGAGCCCGCGCCGGCCGAACCGTACGACTGGCGCAAGGCGATCGCCCGGGACCGCCGCGCCGCACGGGAAGCCGCCAAGGCCATCCAGGGCGCCGGAGCGGCCGCGCCCCCCGCCCAGCCGGCCGCCGCCCCCGAACCGGCCGTCGGCCCGCAGCAGGCCCGAAGCACCCAGCAGGCACAGGAGGATGAAAGCAAGTGA
- the leuD gene encoding 3-isopropylmalate dehydratase small subunit yields MEAFTTHTGRAVPLRRSNVDTDQIIPAHWLKKVTRDGFEDGLFEAWRKDPQFVLNQERYKGATVLVAGPDFGTGSSREHAVWALQNYGFKAVISSRFADIFRGNSLKNGLLTVVLPQETVDRLQTLLENDPAAEVTVDLVGRQVTAEGVSADFELDENARWRLLEGLDDISLTLREESSIVEYEANRPPFKPRTIEV; encoded by the coding sequence ATGGAAGCTTTCACCACCCACACCGGCCGGGCCGTCCCGCTGCGCCGCAGCAACGTCGACACCGACCAGATCATCCCGGCCCACTGGCTGAAGAAGGTCACCCGCGACGGCTTCGAGGACGGGCTGTTCGAGGCCTGGCGCAAGGACCCGCAGTTCGTCCTCAACCAGGAGCGGTACAAGGGCGCCACGGTGCTGGTCGCCGGCCCCGACTTCGGTACCGGGTCCTCGCGTGAGCACGCCGTCTGGGCGCTGCAGAACTACGGGTTCAAGGCCGTCATCTCCTCGCGGTTCGCGGACATCTTCCGTGGCAACTCCCTCAAGAACGGTCTGCTGACGGTGGTCCTGCCGCAGGAGACCGTCGACCGGCTGCAGACGCTGCTGGAGAACGATCCGGCCGCCGAGGTGACGGTCGACCTGGTCGGCCGGCAGGTCACCGCCGAGGGTGTCAGCGCCGACTTCGAGCTGGACGAGAACGCCCGTTGGCGCCTGCTGGAGGGGCTGGACGACATCAGCCTCACCCTTCGGGAGGAGTCATCCATCGTGGAGTACGAGGCGAACCGGCCGCCGTTCAAGCCGCGTACCATCGAGGTCTGA
- the cofC gene encoding 2-phospho-L-lactate guanylyltransferase, producing the protein MRRDGADVGWSLVVPLKPLVRAKSRLSRATGEEFRPRLALAFALDTVTAALACEDVRDVAVVTDDQLAAERLAAVGARIVPDTPGRGLNAALAHGARAVRARRPGAPVAALNADLPALRPAELELVLHSASLFPRAFLADAADIGTTLLTATSGRELEPAFGGASRARHLASGAREITGPQAPSVRRDVDTGEDLLAALALGVGPHTALQAPRLGPVAAVQEGSKRLPPPQVRASGA; encoded by the coding sequence ATGCGACGAGACGGAGCGGATGTGGGCTGGAGCCTGGTGGTGCCGCTGAAGCCGCTGGTGCGGGCCAAGAGCAGGCTCTCCCGGGCCACGGGTGAGGAGTTCCGGCCCCGGCTGGCCCTCGCCTTCGCCCTGGACACCGTGACAGCGGCGCTGGCCTGCGAGGACGTCCGCGATGTGGCCGTTGTCACGGATGACCAGCTGGCCGCCGAGCGGCTGGCGGCAGTGGGCGCGCGGATCGTTCCCGACACACCGGGCCGCGGGCTCAACGCGGCGCTGGCCCATGGCGCGCGTGCGGTCCGGGCGCGTCGTCCGGGCGCGCCGGTCGCCGCACTGAACGCCGACCTTCCGGCACTGCGCCCGGCCGAGCTGGAACTGGTGCTCCATTCCGCTTCGCTATTTCCCCGTGCATTTCTCGCGGATGCGGCGGATATCGGGACAACACTTCTGACCGCGACTTCCGGACGGGAATTGGAACCGGCATTCGGAGGCGCGTCGCGGGCCCGCCACCTGGCCTCCGGGGCACGGGAGATCACCGGGCCGCAGGCACCCTCGGTGCGCCGGGACGTGGACACCGGCGAGGATCTGCTGGCCGCGCTGGCGCTGGGCGTGGGCCCTCATACGGCGCTCCAGGCGCCGCGGCTCGGGCCGGTGGCGGCCGTCCAGGAGGGATCCAAGCGGCTGCCGCCGCCGCAGGTCAGAGCGTCTGGAGCGTGA
- a CDS encoding NAD(P)H-dependent glycerol-3-phosphate dehydrogenase — protein sequence MTRCAVYGTGSWGTAFAMVLGDAGCEVTLWGRRAALVDAINTGRTNPDYLPGVELPASVRATTDPAEAAHGAEFAVLAVPAQTLRANLAEWAPLLPADTVLVSLMKGVELGTAKRMSEVIEEVAKVPAERVAVLTGPNLAKEVAARQPATAVVACADEAVARRFQAACHTAYFRPYTNTDVVGCELGGAVKNVIALAVGIATGMGLGDNAKASLITRGLAETTRLGLAMGADAHTFAGLAGMGDLVATCSSPLSRNNTFGTNLGRGMTLQETIAVTKQTAEGVKSCESVLDLARRHGVDMPLTETVVEIVHEGKPPMVALKDLMSRSAKSERH from the coding sequence GTGACGCGCTGCGCCGTCTACGGCACGGGGTCCTGGGGTACCGCCTTCGCGATGGTGCTCGGCGACGCGGGATGCGAGGTGACCCTGTGGGGGCGCCGCGCGGCCCTGGTCGACGCCATCAACACCGGGCGTACCAACCCCGACTACCTGCCGGGGGTCGAGCTCCCCGCGTCCGTACGGGCCACCACCGACCCGGCGGAAGCGGCCCACGGTGCGGAGTTCGCCGTACTGGCCGTCCCCGCCCAGACGCTGCGCGCCAATCTCGCCGAATGGGCGCCCCTGCTGCCCGCCGACACGGTCCTGGTCTCCCTGATGAAGGGCGTCGAACTGGGCACGGCCAAGCGCATGAGCGAGGTCATCGAGGAGGTCGCCAAGGTGCCCGCGGAGCGGGTCGCGGTGCTCACCGGACCCAACCTCGCCAAGGAGGTCGCCGCCCGGCAGCCCGCCACCGCCGTCGTGGCCTGCGCCGACGAGGCGGTCGCCCGGCGCTTCCAGGCCGCCTGCCACACCGCGTACTTCCGCCCGTACACCAACACCGACGTGGTGGGCTGTGAACTGGGCGGCGCGGTCAAGAACGTCATCGCGCTCGCCGTCGGCATCGCCACCGGCATGGGCCTGGGCGACAACGCCAAGGCGTCCCTGATCACCCGCGGTCTCGCCGAGACCACCCGGCTCGGCCTGGCCATGGGGGCCGACGCGCACACCTTCGCCGGTCTGGCGGGCATGGGCGACCTGGTCGCCACCTGCTCCTCGCCGCTGTCGCGTAACAACACCTTCGGCACCAACCTCGGCCGGGGGATGACTCTCCAGGAGACCATCGCGGTCACCAAGCAGACCGCCGAAGGCGTCAAGTCCTGCGAATCCGTGCTGGATCTGGCCCGCCGGCACGGTGTCGACATGCCGCTCACCGAGACGGTCGTGGAGATCGTCCACGAGGGCAAGCCGCCGATGGTCGCGCTGAAGGACCTGATGTCGCGCAGCGCCAAGTCCGAGCGGCACTGA
- a CDS encoding DUF4188 domain-containing protein → MSGKPVQGRMTADGGGEVVVFLIGMRFNSWWAVRSWLPVFLAMPRMIKELARDPESGMIGYRLLPGLPRHFAVLQYWDSKEKLFAYATDGNGEHRPAWAAFNRRLREGKGKVGFWHETYVVPAGSYESVYVNMPSFGLGEALGAVPVGRRGERAADRMAA, encoded by the coding sequence ATGAGCGGCAAGCCGGTGCAGGGGCGGATGACCGCGGACGGTGGCGGGGAGGTGGTGGTCTTCCTCATTGGCATGCGCTTCAACAGCTGGTGGGCGGTGCGCAGTTGGCTGCCGGTGTTCCTCGCCATGCCGCGCATGATCAAGGAGCTGGCCCGGGATCCGGAGAGCGGGATGATCGGCTACCGGCTGCTTCCCGGACTGCCGAGGCACTTCGCCGTCCTGCAGTACTGGGACTCGAAGGAGAAGCTGTTCGCCTACGCCACGGATGGCAACGGCGAGCACCGGCCGGCCTGGGCGGCGTTCAACCGGCGGCTGCGGGAGGGGAAGGGCAAGGTCGGCTTCTGGCACGAGACCTATGTCGTCCCGGCGGGCTCGTACGAGAGCGTCTACGTCAATATGCCGTCGTTCGGGCTGGGGGAGGCCCTGGGGGCGGTGCCGGTCGGCCGCCGCGGGGAGCGGGCCGCGGACCGGATGGCGGCCTGA
- the ndgR gene encoding IclR family transcriptional regulator NdgR: MDNSSGVGVLDKAALVLSALESGPATLAGLVAATGLARPTAHRLAVALEHHRMVARDMQGRFILGPRLSELAAAAGEDRLLATAGPVLTHLRDVTGESAQLYRRQGDMRICVAAAERLSGLRDTVPVGSTLPMKAGSAAQILMAWEEPERLHRGLQGARFTATALSGVRRRGWAQSIGEREPGVASVSAPVRGPSNRVVAAVSVSGPIERLTRHPGRMHAQAVIDAAARLSEGLRRTG, encoded by the coding sequence ATGGACAACTCTAGCGGCGTCGGCGTTCTCGACAAGGCAGCTCTGGTTTTGAGTGCCCTGGAGTCCGGTCCGGCCACCCTCGCCGGGCTGGTCGCGGCGACAGGGCTCGCACGACCCACGGCCCACCGGCTGGCCGTGGCACTGGAACACCACCGGATGGTGGCGAGGGACATGCAGGGCCGGTTCATCCTGGGCCCGCGGCTGTCCGAGCTGGCCGCGGCGGCCGGTGAGGACCGCCTGCTGGCCACGGCCGGTCCGGTACTCACCCACCTACGCGATGTGACCGGCGAGAGCGCCCAGCTCTATCGCCGGCAGGGTGATATGCGGATCTGTGTGGCGGCGGCGGAACGGCTGTCCGGATTGCGGGACACCGTTCCGGTCGGCTCCACGCTCCCCATGAAGGCCGGCTCGGCCGCCCAGATCCTGATGGCCTGGGAGGAGCCCGAGCGGCTGCACCGCGGTCTGCAGGGCGCCCGCTTCACGGCCACCGCGCTGTCCGGCGTACGGCGCCGGGGCTGGGCCCAGTCGATCGGCGAGCGGGAGCCGGGCGTGGCCTCGGTCTCCGCCCCCGTACGCGGCCCCTCCAACCGCGTGGTCGCCGCCGTCTCGGTCTCCGGACCGATCGAGCGGCTGACCCGCCACCCGGGCCGGATGCACGCCCAGGCGGTCATCGACGCGGCGGCCCGCCTCTCCGAGGGCCTGCGGCGCACGGGCTGA
- a CDS encoding HU family DNA-binding protein encodes MNKAQLVEAIADKLGGRQNAADAVDAVLDAIVRSVVSGDRVSVTGFGSFEKVDRPARYARNPQTGERVRVKKTSVPRFRAGQGFKDLVSGSKKLPKGGEVSVKKAPKGSLSGGGAIKKAAAKKATAKKVTAKKTTAKKAAAKKTTAAKKATAKKTTAKKAPAKTTAKKAAAKKTTAKKATAKKTAPAKKTTAKKAPAKKATARKTTAKKTTARKR; translated from the coding sequence GTGAACAAGGCGCAGCTCGTAGAAGCCATTGCCGACAAGCTCGGCGGCCGCCAGAACGCCGCGGACGCGGTGGACGCCGTACTGGACGCAATCGTCCGTTCAGTTGTCTCCGGCGACCGTGTTTCGGTCACCGGATTCGGTTCGTTCGAGAAGGTCGACCGCCCGGCCCGCTACGCCCGCAACCCGCAGACGGGTGAGCGCGTGCGGGTCAAGAAGACCTCGGTGCCGCGATTCCGCGCCGGCCAGGGCTTCAAGGACCTGGTGAGCGGCTCGAAGAAGCTCCCCAAGGGGGGCGAGGTCTCCGTGAAGAAGGCCCCCAAGGGCAGCCTCTCCGGCGGTGGCGCCATCAAGAAGGCCGCCGCGAAGAAGGCCACGGCCAAGAAGGTCACCGCCAAGAAGACGACGGCGAAGAAGGCTGCGGCGAAGAAGACCACCGCGGCGAAGAAGGCCACCGCCAAGAAGACCACGGCGAAGAAGGCTCCCGCCAAGACCACCGCCAAGAAGGCGGCGGCGAAGAAGACCACCGCGAAGAAGGCGACGGCGAAGAAGACCGCGCCCGCGAAGAAGACGACGGCGAAGAAGGCCCCCGCGAAGAAGGCCACGGCACGCAAGACCACCGCCAAGAAGACCACCGCGCGCAAGCGGTAA